One Actinomyces respiraculi DNA window includes the following coding sequences:
- a CDS encoding DeoR/GlpR family DNA-binding transcription regulator → MNDAASRLPAGRKAEVAAYVNRLGQVTVSALAERFGVSADTIRRDLDQLDSDGQLIRTHGGAMSTSAVPWHDTSLDDRSRLQAAQKDVIGRLTSDLIVDGNVLFINGGTTTLALVPHITERRELIIATNNLSLPPLLNDEICRDLYVIGGHVRISGLVTVGPVSFFSPISDAENEIHVDLAIIGVGAVDTEGPSTSNLDEAAMLGQMARRAQRVAILADTTKHNRRLFASVCDWSHVNYLVTNDRPSGELHEALSDADVEVLVPTHQN, encoded by the coding sequence ATGAACGACGCAGCCTCCCGCCTCCCCGCCGGCCGCAAAGCGGAGGTCGCGGCTTACGTCAACCGTCTCGGACAGGTCACTGTCTCAGCACTGGCTGAGCGCTTCGGCGTCTCCGCAGACACCATCAGACGCGACCTCGACCAGCTCGACTCCGACGGTCAGCTCATCCGCACCCACGGGGGCGCCATGTCGACATCCGCGGTCCCCTGGCACGACACCAGCCTCGACGACCGCTCTCGGCTCCAGGCCGCCCAGAAGGACGTCATCGGCCGGCTCACCTCCGACCTCATCGTCGATGGCAACGTCCTGTTCATCAACGGTGGCACCACCACGCTCGCGCTCGTCCCCCACATCACCGAACGCCGCGAGCTCATCATCGCCACCAACAACCTGTCGCTGCCACCCCTGCTCAACGACGAGATCTGCCGTGACCTGTACGTGATCGGCGGCCACGTGCGGATCTCCGGGCTCGTGACCGTCGGCCCCGTCTCCTTCTTCTCCCCGATCTCAGACGCTGAGAACGAGATCCACGTCGACCTCGCCATCATCGGAGTCGGCGCCGTCGACACCGAGGGCCCGTCCACCTCCAACCTCGACGAGGCGGCCATGCTCGGCCAGATGGCTCGACGCGCCCAACGCGTCGCCATCCTGGCCGACACCACCAAGCACAACCGTAGGCTCTTCGCCTCGGTGTGCGACTGGTCCCACGTGAACTACCTCGTCACCAATGACCGGCCCTCGGGCGAGCTTCACGAGGCCCTGAGCGACGCCGACGTCGAGGTCCTCGTCCCCACCCACCAGAACTGA
- the rlmB gene encoding 23S rRNA (guanosine(2251)-2'-O)-methyltransferase RlmB — MAGNEQYPGARRRPGSKKGPTKGSGGNRRRGLEGKGPTPKAEDRVGHPKARAKARAQARAAQPTRAKQLEMIRRRFEVPDGYEIVCGRNAVAEAARSGAPISRVFMAVSAESDDRLGAVIRRATLLGAPVLETTKLDLEALTEGTVHQGVAIEVPAYEYVTALDLLERSRMLGRTPLLVALDQVTDPHNLGAVTRSAGAFGADGVIIPERRSVGVNATVWKVSAGAAARVPVARETNLVRALEKLKKEGCFVVGLDGGTDTLVEDLTFADVPLVVVTGAEGAGLSRLVRETCDAIASIPISRTVESLNAAVATGIALYEVDRLRRRQAAQA, encoded by the coding sequence ATGGCTGGAAATGAGCAGTACCCCGGCGCCAGGCGCCGACCCGGAAGCAAGAAGGGTCCGACCAAGGGCTCGGGCGGCAACCGCCGCCGGGGCCTTGAGGGCAAGGGCCCCACCCCGAAGGCGGAGGACCGCGTCGGCCACCCCAAGGCCCGGGCGAAGGCCCGTGCCCAGGCTCGTGCCGCCCAGCCCACGCGGGCCAAGCAGCTGGAGATGATTCGCCGCCGCTTCGAGGTGCCCGACGGCTACGAGATCGTCTGCGGACGCAACGCCGTCGCCGAGGCCGCCCGCTCCGGCGCGCCGATCAGCCGCGTCTTCATGGCCGTCTCCGCCGAGTCCGACGACCGTCTTGGCGCCGTCATCCGCCGGGCAACCCTTCTGGGCGCCCCTGTCCTGGAGACGACCAAGCTCGACCTTGAGGCCCTGACAGAGGGCACCGTCCACCAGGGTGTGGCCATCGAGGTGCCCGCCTACGAGTACGTCACCGCCCTCGACCTGCTTGAGCGCTCGCGCATGCTCGGGCGCACGCCCCTGCTTGTGGCCCTCGACCAGGTGACGGATCCGCACAACCTCGGGGCGGTCACGCGCTCCGCCGGGGCCTTCGGTGCCGACGGCGTCATCATCCCCGAGCGTCGCTCCGTCGGTGTCAACGCCACCGTCTGGAAGGTCTCGGCCGGGGCCGCCGCCCGCGTGCCCGTGGCGCGCGAGACCAACCTCGTGCGCGCCCTCGAGAAGCTGAAGAAGGAGGGCTGCTTCGTCGTCGGGCTGGACGGCGGCACTGACACCCTCGTCGAGGACCTCACCTTCGCCGACGTGCCCCTCGTCGTCGTCACCGGCGCCGAGGGGGCGGGCCTGTCGCGCCTCGTGCGTGAGACCTGCGACGCCATCGCCTCGATCCCGATCTCGCGGACCGTCGAGTCCCTTAACGCCGCCGTCGCCACGGGCATTGCCCTGTATGAGGTGGACCGCCTGCGCCGTCGGCAGGCTGCACAGGCCTGA
- a CDS encoding AGE family epimerase/isomerase — translation MTSDSIRPLLDAEARALLDFGKQSRTEAGFGWLDDDGEVDPSQGTQLWITGRMTHCFALGHLLGDEDCLPLATHGVTTLLDCPLHCADRNAWLSRVETDGTPADGPLVSYDHSFVILAAASALLAGVPRAADLLDTGLTTFERLWWDEEAGMVVDARDRHTLAIDPYRGANANMHTVEALLAAYGATRDTLHLRRASRITRRIAEAFASHGFRLPEHFDESWTALLDYNRDIPADAFRPFGSTVGHWLEWSRLMVQLRQACESEGMDTPASLTVIPQHMYRRALQEGWGPDGEPGFVYTVDFEGRPVVHQRMYWVLCEAIGAAETLRRVSEDPSYDLDVNVFWNWARTYLIERPGQWREELDAANQPACGTWSGKPDIYHALQAMLIGTLPVTPSFATGLLTARPS, via the coding sequence ATGACCTCCGACTCCATCCGGCCGCTCCTCGACGCCGAGGCACGCGCCCTGCTCGACTTCGGCAAGCAATCACGAACTGAGGCCGGATTCGGCTGGCTTGACGACGACGGCGAAGTCGACCCCTCCCAGGGCACCCAGTTGTGGATCACCGGCCGCATGACCCACTGCTTCGCGCTCGGGCACCTGCTCGGTGACGAGGACTGCCTGCCTCTTGCCACCCACGGTGTCACCACCCTCCTCGACTGCCCCCTGCACTGCGCCGACCGCAACGCCTGGCTCTCACGCGTCGAGACCGACGGCACGCCCGCCGACGGCCCTCTCGTCTCCTACGACCACAGTTTCGTCATCCTCGCCGCCGCCTCCGCGCTGCTGGCGGGCGTCCCGCGCGCCGCCGACCTACTCGATACCGGGCTGACCACCTTCGAACGTCTGTGGTGGGACGAGGAGGCCGGGATGGTCGTCGATGCCCGCGACCGTCACACCCTCGCGATTGACCCGTACCGCGGTGCCAATGCCAATATGCACACCGTCGAGGCGCTCCTGGCCGCCTACGGCGCTACACGGGACACCCTGCACCTCAGGCGGGCCTCGCGCATCACGCGCCGCATCGCCGAGGCCTTCGCCAGCCACGGTTTCCGTCTTCCTGAGCACTTCGACGAGTCCTGGACCGCCCTCCTCGACTACAATCGGGACATCCCGGCGGACGCCTTCAGGCCCTTCGGCTCGACGGTCGGTCACTGGCTCGAGTGGTCCCGGCTCATGGTCCAACTGCGCCAGGCCTGCGAGAGCGAGGGTATGGACACCCCCGCCTCCCTCACTGTCATCCCGCAGCACATGTACCGCCGTGCGCTCCAGGAAGGCTGGGGGCCCGACGGTGAGCCAGGCTTCGTGTACACCGTCGACTTCGAGGGGCGCCCCGTGGTCCACCAGCGCATGTACTGGGTCCTGTGCGAGGCCATCGGTGCGGCCGAGACCCTGCGCCGCGTGAGCGAGGACCCCTCCTACGATCTCGACGTCAACGTGTTCTGGAACTGGGCCCGCACCTACCTCATCGAGCGTCCCGGACAGTGGCGCGAGGAACTGGACGCCGCCAACCAGCCCGCCTGCGGCACATGGTCCGGCAAGCCGGATATCTACCACGCCCTGCAGGCCATGCTCATCGGCACGCTGCCCGTGACCCCCTCCTTCGCCACCGGCCTGCTGACCGCCCGCCCGAGCTGA
- a CDS encoding ABC transporter substrate-binding protein yields the protein MELRRREFGKMAATASALAALGLAGCGGGSEGEGGGEVTLEFAQWWEPELPDGTFRALMDQFEQENPGITVELLSGPYASTKEQLVAGAAAQTMPDVVGLDGAWVSDFAKQGAIADLTALMAEQGYDDGELASQVTIDGATYMIPVVNFVYPMFANMDLLESAGLTQMPSTREEFEETAKAVAATSPGVSGWALPLSLEAPNGAQNDIMSWVWASGGSMLTDDGKPKLVGNDDVKSASEFIKRLWDAGVVSPGAFTMKEQDKVEDFTNGRVGLMIDSLAHVHTIREGNPDLTFDISALPAVAGYDGERGMPYASWGIGVSGSTEHPAEAWKLVQFLMSAKVNASLSNDAKAFPGNTTATPDYVNSDEILKKAFEIWSAGRPANEFVGLPVSETLMRDFEEQFQAYLSGDIDVDTMLSNTQQAWDEAF from the coding sequence ATGGAACTTCGCAGGCGTGAATTCGGGAAGATGGCGGCGACCGCGTCCGCCCTGGCTGCGCTCGGGCTGGCGGGCTGCGGTGGCGGCTCCGAGGGTGAGGGGGGCGGTGAGGTCACGCTTGAGTTCGCCCAGTGGTGGGAGCCCGAGCTGCCCGACGGCACCTTCCGCGCCCTCATGGACCAGTTCGAGCAGGAGAACCCCGGCATCACAGTCGAGCTGCTGTCCGGGCCCTATGCCTCCACCAAGGAGCAGCTCGTCGCAGGCGCCGCCGCTCAGACGATGCCCGACGTCGTCGGGCTGGACGGCGCCTGGGTGAGTGACTTCGCCAAGCAGGGCGCCATCGCCGACCTCACGGCGCTCATGGCCGAACAGGGCTATGACGACGGCGAGCTCGCCAGCCAGGTCACGATCGACGGCGCCACCTACATGATCCCCGTCGTCAACTTCGTCTACCCCATGTTCGCGAACATGGACCTGCTCGAGAGTGCCGGCCTCACGCAGATGCCGTCGACCCGTGAGGAGTTCGAGGAGACGGCCAAGGCGGTCGCCGCCACCTCCCCGGGCGTGTCCGGATGGGCGCTGCCCCTGTCGCTCGAGGCCCCCAACGGCGCTCAGAACGACATCATGTCCTGGGTCTGGGCCTCGGGCGGCTCCATGCTCACCGACGACGGCAAGCCCAAGCTCGTCGGCAACGACGACGTCAAGAGCGCCTCGGAGTTCATCAAGCGGCTGTGGGACGCAGGTGTCGTCTCCCCCGGTGCCTTCACCATGAAGGAGCAGGACAAGGTCGAGGACTTCACCAATGGGCGCGTCGGGCTCATGATCGACTCCCTCGCCCATGTCCACACGATCCGCGAGGGCAACCCCGACCTCACCTTCGACATCTCGGCCCTGCCCGCCGTCGCCGGTTACGACGGCGAGCGAGGCATGCCCTACGCCTCCTGGGGGATCGGGGTCTCGGGCTCGACGGAGCATCCCGCTGAGGCATGGAAGCTGGTCCAGTTCCTCATGTCCGCCAAGGTCAACGCCTCACTGTCCAATGACGCCAAGGCCTTCCCCGGCAACACCACCGCCACCCCCGACTACGTCAACAGCGACGAGATCCTCAAGAAGGCCTTCGAGATCTGGTCCGCGGGCAGGCCCGCCAACGAGTTCGTGGGCCTGCCGGTCTCGGAGACGCTCATGCGCGACTTCGAGGAGCAGTTCCAGGCCTACCTCAGCGGCGACATCGACGTCGACACGATGCTGAGCAACACCCAGCAGGCGTGGGACGAGGCGTTCTGA
- the cysS gene encoding cysteine--tRNA ligase gives MTDTAAPAPSLRLYDSAARAVVPLAPTVTPGQVAIYLCGATVQGSPHIGHMRSGIAFDVLRRWLERQGQRVLMVRNVTDIDDKILAKSAAAEPPVEWWAWAQRFEREFDAAYRALGVAAPTYEPRATGTIPEQVDLVQRLLDAGHAYVGEAGNVYFDVRSLPDYGTLTNQRLEDLATTEDESQIDVEVEADKRDPRDFALWKSAKPSEPADAAWDAPWGRGRPGWHLECSAMSRRFLGEEFDIHGGGIDLRFPHHENEQAQSHGAGWGFARHWVHNAWVTVKGEKMSKSLGNSLVVAELLKRYDPAVLRLALGTVHHRSTVEFSEEGLAEAAALWERLSGALLRAMEVAGADAVDLPSQRLRDRLLPEDFSAAMDEDLNLAGAMAVVHAALKTLNTALSSPQPDAAGVAATALDLRAQLDVLGLDPLAAPWRERVLGAGSAGGQDAAMQALDHLVTAVVQERAEARAVKDWARADALRDRLAQAGVVVEDSPTGARWHLA, from the coding sequence GTGACTGACACTGCCGCTCCCGCGCCTTCCCTGCGCCTGTACGACTCGGCCGCTCGCGCCGTCGTACCCCTGGCGCCCACCGTCACCCCTGGGCAGGTCGCGATCTACCTGTGTGGTGCCACCGTCCAGGGATCGCCCCACATCGGTCACATGCGCTCGGGCATCGCCTTCGACGTCCTGCGCCGCTGGCTCGAGCGTCAGGGCCAGCGCGTCCTCATGGTCCGCAACGTCACCGACATCGACGACAAGATCCTCGCCAAGTCCGCCGCAGCTGAGCCTCCGGTCGAGTGGTGGGCCTGGGCCCAGCGCTTCGAGCGCGAGTTCGACGCCGCCTACCGCGCCCTCGGCGTCGCCGCCCCCACCTACGAGCCTCGCGCCACCGGCACCATCCCCGAGCAGGTTGACCTTGTCCAGCGTCTGCTCGACGCCGGTCACGCCTACGTCGGCGAGGCCGGCAACGTCTACTTCGACGTCCGCTCCCTGCCGGACTACGGGACGCTGACCAACCAGCGCCTGGAGGACCTGGCCACCACCGAGGACGAGTCCCAGATCGACGTGGAGGTTGAGGCCGACAAGCGCGACCCGCGCGACTTCGCCCTGTGGAAGAGCGCCAAGCCCTCCGAGCCGGCCGACGCCGCCTGGGACGCCCCCTGGGGGCGGGGCCGACCGGGCTGGCACCTGGAGTGCTCCGCCATGAGCCGACGCTTCCTCGGCGAGGAGTTCGACATCCACGGCGGCGGCATCGACCTGCGCTTCCCGCACCACGAGAACGAGCAGGCGCAGTCCCACGGCGCCGGCTGGGGCTTCGCCCGCCACTGGGTCCACAACGCCTGGGTGACGGTCAAGGGCGAGAAGATGAGCAAGTCGCTGGGCAACTCCCTCGTGGTGGCTGAGCTGCTCAAGCGCTACGACCCCGCCGTCCTGCGCCTGGCCCTGGGCACCGTCCACCACCGCTCCACGGTCGAGTTCTCCGAGGAGGGCCTGGCGGAGGCCGCCGCCCTGTGGGAGCGCCTGAGTGGAGCGCTCCTGCGGGCGATGGAGGTGGCGGGGGCCGACGCCGTCGACCTCCCGTCCCAGCGGCTGCGCGACCGGCTCCTGCCCGAGGACTTCAGCGCCGCCATGGACGAGGACCTCAACCTGGCCGGTGCCATGGCCGTCGTCCACGCTGCCCTCAAGACCCTCAACACCGCCCTGTCCAGCCCGCAGCCCGACGCCGCTGGTGTCGCCGCCACCGCCCTGGACCTCAGAGCCCAGCTTGACGTTCTTGGCCTCGACCCGCTCGCGGCGCCCTGGCGTGAGCGCGTTCTGGGCGCGGGGTCCGCCGGTGGGCAGGACGCCGCCATGCAGGCCCTCGACCACCTCGTCACCGCCGTCGTCCAGGAGCGCGCCGAGGCCCGCGCGGTCAAGGACTGGGCCCGGGCCGACGCCCTGCGCGACCGGCTCGCGCAGGCCGGCGTCGTCGTCGAGGACTCGCCCACCGGGGCGCGCTGGCACCTGGCCTGA